A window of the Oryza brachyantha chromosome 5, ObraRS2, whole genome shotgun sequence genome harbors these coding sequences:
- the LOC102709927 gene encoding kinesin-like protein KIN-14K has translation MGSVDGDFEGLHAADRRAEVIEWLNALLPEYCLPPDSSDGELRELLSDGTVLCHIVETLIPGVLEGSLGTYALSDQQSGHVKKFLSVVADMGLPGFNVKDLEEGSMSGVVDCLLVLRESVSSGLCDDTSKAPLRKKWRVPEIGEPLGPGVAQGNTSPGEDKRNGLPDPKSQQKTPIFNGQKLREIFQLKRGSYADLPAAKISEMMHSNSLDNAPTQSLLSVVNGILDESIERKKGEIPHRVVYLLRKVVQEIERRLCIQAEHIRSQNMIIKTREDKYRSKIKALEMLVNGTNEENQMATNRLQIIKEEKSKIEEKQKLGEQDVARLMKEKEYAESTIVSLKKEMDVMTSMHEQQLQKIEINAKQMEEHLATKIKEVEFLLGQSNKKIEEVEAASQLKSQLWNKKEGIFQNYINSQQLYVKDLRISSRSIRNEMHALKMELRDEMSNFGSGLTCLVDAAENYHKVLAENQKLFNEVQELKGNIRVYCRVRPFLPGQDKKSTTVDYIGENGELLISNPFKQGKDGHRMFKFNKVFSPFASQAEVFSDIQPLIRSVLDGFNVCIFAYGQTGSGKTYTMSGPSTSKQDWGVNYRALNDLFDISLSRSNAFSYEVGVQMVEIYNEQVRDLLSNDIAQKRLGIWNTSQPNGLVVPDASLHPVKSTSDVLDLMEIGQANRAVGSTALNERSSRSHSILTVHVRGVDVKNGSTSRGCLHLIDLAGSERVERSEATGDRLKEAQHINKSLSALGDVIFALAQKNAHVPYRNSKLTQVLQSSLGGQAKTLMFVQINPDVESYSETISTLKFAERVSGVELGAARSNKEGKDIKDLLEQVVSLKDTIVRKDTEIEQLQLMKDKVKSPSFAVDMNGVNIPKYSNSDLGSASSITTNQQNQLSDSQSYAEVNRDGHTSPTDIAPTCLDEADFEDNASEDGFSRETDYPIGAASVFPNSCSDRTADTSNRRSSQIARLSLAKNGQSTTSRPKPKDTALKTPNQTRVQSSQSIGGSSLRASKRWQK, from the exons ATGGGGAGCGTGGACGGAGATTTCGAGGGGCTCCACGCAG CTGATCGGCGTGCTGAAGTGATTGAGTGGCTCAATGCCTTACTCCCGGAGTACTGTTTACCACCGGACTCATCGGATGGCGAGTTGCGGGAACTGCTCAGTGATGGCACGGTCTTGTGTCATATCGTGGAAACACTCATTCCTGGTGTTCTCGAG GGGTCATTGGGCACTTATGCGTTGTCAGATCAACAGTCGGGCCATGTGAAGAAGTTCCTCTCAGTGGTTGCTGACATGGGGTTGCCAGGCTTCAATGTTAAAGATCTTGAGGAG GGTTCAATGTCTGGGGTAGTGGACTGCCTATTGGTTCTGAGGGAAAGTGTGAGCTCTGGATTATGTGATGATACTTCCAAGGCTCCTTTGAGGAAAAAATGGCGAGTTCCAGAGATTGGTGAACCTCTAGGTCCGGGTGTAGCACAAGGGAATACATCCCCTGGAGAGGACAAGAGGAATGGCCTTCCAGATCCTAAGTCCCAGCAGAAAACTCCTATCTTTAATG GACAAAAGCTTCGTGAGATTTTCCAATTAAAACGTGGATCGTATGCTGATCTTCCAGCTGCCAAGATTTCAGAAATGATGCATTCTAACAGTTTAGAT AATGCACCAACTCAATCCCTTCTTAGTGTTGTTAATGGCATTCTGGACGAAAgcattgaaagaaaaaagggagaaataCCACAT CGTGTAGTCTACCTATTGAGGAAAGTAGTTCAAGAGATTGAGCGCCGTCTTTGTATTCAAGCAGAGCACATAAGAAGT CAAAATATGATCATTAAGACAAGGGAAGATAAATACCGTTCAAAAATCAAAGCACTTGAAATGTTAGTAAATGGGACAAATGAAGAAAACCAG ATGGCAACAAACCGGCTTCAGATAATTAAG GAAGAGAAGTCAAAAATTGAAGAGAAACAGAAACTTGGCGAGCAAGATGTTGCTCGGttaatgaaagaaaaagaatatgcTGAAAGCACAATAGTTAGCCTTAAGAAAGAGATGGACGTCATGACTAGCATGCACGAACAACAACTTcagaaaatagaaataaatgcGAAGCAAATGGAAGAGCATTTAGCTACCAAAATTAAGGAGGTTGAGTTTCTTTTAGgtcaatcaaacaaaaaaattgaagaagtTGAGGCTGCTTCCCAGTTAAAATCACAACTGTGGAACAAGAAGGAGGGAATTTTTCAGAATTACATAAATAGTCAACAATTATATGTCAAG GATTTAAGGATATCATCACGATCTATAAGAAATGAGATGCATGCCCTTAAAATGGAGTTAAGAGATGAAATGTCCAATTTTG GGTCTGGTTTAACATGTTTGGTTGATGCTGCTGAAAACTATCACAAAGTTCTTGCTGAAAATCAGAAATTGTTCAATGAAGTCCAAGAATTAAAAG GTAATATAAGGGTGTATTGTCGTGTAAGACCATTTCTTCCTGGtcaagataaaaaatcaaccacaGTTGATTACATTGGTGAAAATGGTGAGCTTTTGATCTCAAATCCGTTTAAACAAGGAAAGGATGGGCATCGGATGTTCAAGTTTAACAAGGTGTTTAGTCCATTTGCTTCTCAag CTGAGGTTTTCTCAGACATTCAACCACTGATTCGATCAGTTCTCGATGGATTCAATGTGTGTATTTTTGCTTATGGTCAGACTGGTTCAGGAAAAACTTACACAATG agtGGACCCAGCACATCAAAACAAGATTGGGGTGTCAACTACAGGGCTTTAAATGATCTATTTGATATCTCACTAAGTAGGAGCAATGCTTTCTCTTATGAGGTGGGAGTTCAGATGGTTGAGATATACAATGAACAAGTGCGGGATCTTCTATCAAATGATATTGCACAGAAACG ACTTGGCATATGGAACACCTCTCAACCTAATGGACTTGTCGTCCCAGATGCAAGCTTACACCCAGTTAAATCAACATCAGATGTTTTAGACTTGATGGAAATTGGACAGGCAAATAGAGCTGTTGGTTCAACAGCTCTTAATGAAAGGAGCAGTCGGTCTCATAG TATTCTGACCGTACATGTTCGAGGGGTGGATGTGAAGAATGGATCCACCTCTAGAGGATGCTTACATCTTATTGACCTTGCTGGGAGTGAAAGGGTTGAGCGGTCTGAAGCAACCGGAGATAGATTAAAAGAGGCTCAACACATTAATAAATCACTTTCTGCTTTGGGTGATGTGATTTTTGCTTTGGCACAGAAGAACGCTCATGTGCCATACAGGAACAGCAAGCTAACACAAGTTCTTCAAAGCTCTTTAG GTGGACAAGCAAAGACACTAATGTTTGTTCAAATAAATCCTGATGTTGAGTCATATTCAGAGACTATAAGCACTCTAAAGTTTGCCGAAAGGGTTTCTGGAGTTGAGTTAGGTGCTGCAAGAAGTAATAAAGAGGGAAAGGATATAAAAGATCTGCTGGAACAG GTCGTGTCTTTGAAAGACACAATTGTACGGAAAGATACGGAAATTGAGCAGCTCCAACTCATGAAAGATAAAGTCAAATCACCAAGTTTTGCAGTTGACATGAATGGTGTTAACATTCCAAAATATTCTAACTCTGATCTGGGATCAGCATCATCGATCACAACAAACCAACAGAACCAACTATCAGATTCTCAGAGTTATGCTGAGGTGAATAGAGATGGACATACTTCACCCACCGACATTGCACCAACATGCTTGGATGAAGCAGATTTTGAGGACAATGCATCTGAAGATGGTTTCTCAAGAGAAACCGACTACCCTATTGGCGCTGCTAGCGTTTTCCCAAATTCCTGCTCAGATAGAACTGCTGATACCTCCAA TCGGAGATCATCACAAATAGCTCGACTCAGTCTCGCAAAGAATGGACAATCAACAACGTCCAGACCAAAACCAAAGGATACTGCTTTGAAGACTCCAA ATCAAACGAGAGTTCAATCAAGCCAGTCGATAGGAGGTTCTTCACTCAGGGCATCTAAAAGGTGGCAGAAGTAG
- the LOC102710206 gene encoding pseudo histidine-containing phosphotransfer protein 5 isoform X1 has protein sequence MEYANLRRQAASLRKSLFDQGYLDEQFCQVEDLQDEANPKFAEEVVFLFFKDSARVMLNIEQAIEKYPKDFARWDGHMHQLKGSCSSIGASRVKNECTSFRNFCGEENAEGCTRSFQKVKREHTILRQKLGSYFQLLRQAGPAGIATRPAGK, from the exons ATGGAGTATGCTAATTTGCGACGCCAAGCAGCGTCCTTGAGAAAGAGCCTCTTCGATCAG GGTTACTTGGACGAGCAATTTTGTCAGGTTGAGGACTTGCAGGATGAAGcaaatccaaaatttgcaGAGGAGGTTGTTTTCTTATTCTTTAAGGATTCAGCTAGAGTAATGTTGAACATTGAGCAAGCTAT TGAGAAGTATCCCAAAGACTTCGCAAGATGGGATGGACATATGCATCAACTAAAAGGAAGCTGTTCCAG CATCGGTGCCTCTAGGGTGAAGAATGAATGCACTTCATTCAGGAATTTCTGTGGAGAAGAAAATGCCGAAGG TTGCACGAGATCTTTCCAGAAAGTGAAGAGGGAGCATACTATCCTCAGGCAGAAGTTGGGGTCCTACTTCCAG CTGCTGCGACAAGCTGGTCCTGCTGGGATCGCGACTAGGCCTGCAGGCAAGTAA
- the LOC102710206 gene encoding pseudo histidine-containing phosphotransfer protein 5 isoform X2 — MRPKGYLDEQFCQVEDLQDEANPKFAEEVVFLFFKDSARVMLNIEQAIEKYPKDFARWDGHMHQLKGSCSSIGASRVKNECTSFRNFCGEENAEGCTRSFQKVKREHTILRQKLGSYFQLLRQAGPAGIATRPAGK, encoded by the exons ATGCGCCCTAAG GGTTACTTGGACGAGCAATTTTGTCAGGTTGAGGACTTGCAGGATGAAGcaaatccaaaatttgcaGAGGAGGTTGTTTTCTTATTCTTTAAGGATTCAGCTAGAGTAATGTTGAACATTGAGCAAGCTAT TGAGAAGTATCCCAAAGACTTCGCAAGATGGGATGGACATATGCATCAACTAAAAGGAAGCTGTTCCAG CATCGGTGCCTCTAGGGTGAAGAATGAATGCACTTCATTCAGGAATTTCTGTGGAGAAGAAAATGCCGAAGG TTGCACGAGATCTTTCCAGAAAGTGAAGAGGGAGCATACTATCCTCAGGCAGAAGTTGGGGTCCTACTTCCAG CTGCTGCGACAAGCTGGTCCTGCTGGGATCGCGACTAGGCCTGCAGGCAAGTAA
- the LOC102710495 gene encoding protein cereblon-like: protein MADWDGVPARERRQMEEILQLDMEELIVEMVDDEETEEEFADEDDGDFTSVDAFLRDVDREGVASTSGPFTFNTSLASLHTYLGEVDDTRGRVSLLDGGAILSLPMLYLQGVVLFPGATLPLRLIQGRFVAAVEKALRQVDAPCTIGVVLMYRRQSTRYYANASVGTTAEIRQLGRMDDGSLNVLARGQQRFRLMRHWMDVDGVVWGDVQIIEEDIPLRTPRDVFAQLASCNSFPRHASPIISLDVSPIKKQDHMDSELDGGTPSPKSTSSNHSAIDSRMCHSDSQSSSSMRSSNEDGVSMHEQFYSQELHHLKGSGAAVQSGENTDMGKEDFCLTSPRSLSSTGTRDKQQRQYIISKQPFQAPLSFWPRWAYQMYDSYALARRAADLWRQIITHPSMDDYVRKPDLLSFSIGSKLPVSESVRQKVLEIDGISYRLQREIQLLKAFNLIKCRCCKSLIAKRSDMVVMSTDGPLGAYVNPYGFVHETITVSRATGLALDGNPSTVHSWFPGYSWTIASCADCESNIGWLFKATKRNLRPRSFWGIRSSQIADDVQELDQDE, encoded by the exons atgGCGGACTGGGACGGGGTCCCCGCGAGGGAGAGGCGGCAGATGGAGGAGATCCTGCAGCTCGACATGGAGGAGCTCATCGTGGAGAtggtcgacgacgaggagacCGAGGAGGAGTTTGcggacgaggacgacggcgacttCACCTCCGTCGACGCATTCCTCAG GGATGTCGACAGGGAAGGAGTGGCTAGCACTTCTGGACCATTCACATTCAACACATCTCTAGCCTCGTTGCACACCTATCTTGGTG AGGTTGATGATACACGGGgtagagtttctctcttagATGGTGGTGCAATCCTCAGCTTGCCAATGCTCTATCTTCAAG GTGTTGTCCTATTTCCTGGAGCTACCCTGCCTCTCAGGCTAATTCAGGGTAGATTTGTGGCAGCTGTTGAGAAAGCTTTGAGGCAGGTCGATGCTCCATGCACAATTGGTGTG GTTCTCATGTACAGGCGACAGAGTACTCGATATTATGCTAATGCTTCAGTTGGAACAACAGCCGAG ATTAGACAGCTTGGGAGGATGGATGATGGTTCATTAAATGTTCTAGCCCGTGGGCAGCAAAGATTTCGTCTGATGCGTCATTGGATGGATGTTGATGGAGTg GTATGGGGTGATGTCCAAATCATTGAAGAAGATATTCCTTTAAGAACTCCAAGGGACGTGTTTGCACAGCTAGCTTCATGTAACAGTTTCCCGCGGCATGCTTCACCAATTATCAGTTTGGATGTCTCTCCGATCAAAAAACAAGATCATATGGATTCAGAATTGGATGGTGGTACACCATCACCTAAAAGTACTTCAAGCAATCATTCAGCAATCGATTCAAGGATGTGCCACTCAGATTCACAATCCAGCAGCTCAATGAGATCTTCTAATGAAGATGGGGTTTCCATGCATGAGCAGTTTTACAGCCAGGAGCTACATCATTTGAAAGGTAGTGGTGCAGCAGTTCAGTCAGGTGAGAATACTGACATGGGCAAGGAGGATTTTTGTTTAACATCTCCCAGATCCTTGTCAAGTACAGGAACAAGAGATAAGCAGCAGCGTCAGTATATTATTTCAAAGCAACCTTTTCAGGCACCATTATCATTTTGGCCTCGGTGGGCTTATCAAATGTATGACTCATATGCACTTGCTCGTAGGGCTGCAG ATCTGTGGAGACAGATAATCACACACCCAAGCATGGATGATTACGTGAGAAAACCAGATCTTTTGTCATTTTCCATTGGAAGCAAACTTCCTGTATCAGAATCTGTGAGACAAAAGGTACTGGAGATTGATGGAATTTCATATCGCCTTCAAAGGGAGATCCAGCTTCTCAAGGCCTTTAATCTCATAAAATGTAGATGTTGCAAG TCTCTCATAGCGAAACGTAGCGACATGGTGGTGATGTCTACTGATGGCCCTCTTGGCGCGTATGTCAACCCTTATGGTTTTGTCCATGAAACGATCACAGTCAGCAGGGCCACTGGGCTAGCTCTTGATGGCAATCCTTCAACGGTTCACAGCTGGTTTCCAGG ATACTCATGGACAATTGCATCGTGTGCTGACTGTGAATCCAACATAGGCTGGTTATTCAAAGCAACCAAGAGGAATCTGCGACCGAGATCCTTCTGGGGGATCCGTAGCTCCCAAATTGCAGATGATGTACAAGAACTAGATCAAGACGAATGA
- the LOC102710206 gene encoding pseudo histidine-containing phosphotransfer protein 5 isoform X3, whose product MHFGGYLDEQFCQVEDLQDEANPKFAEEVVFLFFKDSARVMLNIEQAIEKYPKDFARWDGHMHQLKGSCSSIGASRVKNECTSFRNFCGEENAEGCTRSFQKVKREHTILRQKLGSYFQLLRQAGPAGIATRPAGK is encoded by the exons ATGCATTTTGGG GGTTACTTGGACGAGCAATTTTGTCAGGTTGAGGACTTGCAGGATGAAGcaaatccaaaatttgcaGAGGAGGTTGTTTTCTTATTCTTTAAGGATTCAGCTAGAGTAATGTTGAACATTGAGCAAGCTAT TGAGAAGTATCCCAAAGACTTCGCAAGATGGGATGGACATATGCATCAACTAAAAGGAAGCTGTTCCAG CATCGGTGCCTCTAGGGTGAAGAATGAATGCACTTCATTCAGGAATTTCTGTGGAGAAGAAAATGCCGAAGG TTGCACGAGATCTTTCCAGAAAGTGAAGAGGGAGCATACTATCCTCAGGCAGAAGTTGGGGTCCTACTTCCAG CTGCTGCGACAAGCTGGTCCTGCTGGGATCGCGACTAGGCCTGCAGGCAAGTAA